Genomic segment of Iocasia fonsfrigidae:
TTTTTAGCATATGTCAATAACCGGCCCTTTATCCATGGTTTTTAAAGGTATAGTACATGACTTTTTGCCTATTTTTTTAAAATATGAAGGAAATTCCCGTTTTATGTATAATATTATAAATAAAAGTAGTTTTTGGTAATATAGGAGGTGTTTATAAAATTATTAATTTACTCTCTCTAATTGAGGAAAAACGCCGAGAATTAAACGAACTTTTTCTGGAAAAAAACCATTTTGATGAAATAGTCCTACAAAAAAGCCAGGAAATTGATATGCTGC
This window contains:
- a CDS encoding Spo0E family sporulation regulatory protein-aspartic acid phosphatase, which produces MEEKRRELNELFLEKNHFDEIVLQKSQEIDMLLNLLARGYGDDYLEKDNNSVLKKAQPGG